In a single window of the Terriglobus roseus genome:
- a CDS encoding TonB-dependent receptor, translated as MTHPFARRSRFLASVPIAISAVLSVTAACAGAQVVGSTLYGVITDGSGAAVPNATVIIHNEETGTERRLRTDAAGRYSAPSIAVGLYSVAVTADGFSAEKHTGVVLTVGQAASLDVKLHVRSDEQQVTVSDTVPTVNLSNEQVSGLVTERQVKDLPLNGRSYDQLITLNPATVNYTSQRSGSVGTSNSSVGNMFSVSGRRPQDNLYLLNGVEYTGASLINVTPGGTSGQLLGVEAVREFNVVSDTYGANYGKRQGAQISIVTASGTNALHGAAYEFIRNSALDARNYFDQAKKPNFQRNNFGAALGGPIKHDKLFLFANYEGYRQNLGLSDVTLVPNAASRAAAAPSVRPLLNLWPVANGPDLGSGIAIAYSTPVQHIREDFGTARFDANLSANDLLFGVYTVDDSTANTPTANPYSLINEALREQVASVQEQHVFSPKLLNTARAGFSRASFYFLGEVPPDVAAASGTFVAGKPIGAIVIAGSTASNGSSQITGAGANVGSNNAITRNLFTFDDHIFYTLGSHTLEAGGWLQRLQSNDNLAQNQYGQASFASLSTFLTGNIKTFTVVPNPTALAWRSWFGAGYVQDTWKALPTLEVTAGIRFESSNGFNEAKGRAGVYGFTNGIINSTPTVGSAGLATNRAKFLPEPRVGLAWNVSGDNKTAIRAGFGLHHSLLDNLDYRLDQAAPYNTTLSYSGTTVANPTSGAPGLISPSNVQPDIATPTVYSYSLHIERQLAANLSVTVGYIGSRGTHQILSSNQNEPASQSCANNCPTGVPNGTLYYPTTTRANPAVANTTSWSSGGSSNYNGLVLDVRQSLRKGLTLRGVYTFSKNLDNGSAWNTSVSANTPAFVSYPKNPSLDYGPAATDVRQLAAFNGSYDLPFGTSASSNPVFRRSVGGWSVSTIVTLQTGLPFTPQLGYNPTGSGDTRNPVRPNRNPNFTGKLYTGGSTAQRAAKYFDASAFSAPAYGTVGNLGRDTLVSPGFANWDLSLLKNTQVSERLRVQFRAEAFNLLNHTNLLTPNPVVFSSGPTQGTAANQTAAVVASPTAGVITAAATSRQLQFGVKVLF; from the coding sequence GTGACGCACCCCTTTGCGCGACGTTCGCGCTTTCTTGCATCCGTCCCCATTGCCATCTCCGCGGTCCTTTCCGTGACCGCTGCATGCGCGGGCGCGCAGGTTGTCGGCAGCACCTTGTACGGCGTCATCACCGATGGCAGCGGCGCTGCCGTTCCCAATGCAACGGTCATCATCCACAATGAAGAGACCGGCACTGAGCGTCGCCTGCGCACCGATGCCGCTGGCCGCTACAGCGCGCCGTCCATCGCGGTTGGCCTCTATTCTGTCGCCGTAACTGCCGATGGTTTCAGCGCAGAGAAGCACACGGGCGTCGTCCTCACCGTTGGTCAGGCCGCATCGCTCGACGTGAAACTGCACGTCCGCAGCGATGAGCAGCAGGTCACCGTCAGCGACACGGTACCCACGGTCAATCTGTCCAACGAACAGGTCAGCGGTCTCGTCACCGAGCGCCAGGTGAAAGACCTGCCGCTCAACGGACGCAGCTACGACCAGCTCATCACGCTGAATCCTGCAACGGTCAACTACACCTCGCAGCGGTCGGGTTCTGTTGGAACTTCAAACTCCTCGGTGGGCAACATGTTCTCCGTCTCCGGCCGACGCCCGCAGGACAATCTTTACCTGCTCAACGGCGTGGAGTACACAGGAGCATCGCTCATTAACGTGACGCCGGGCGGCACCAGCGGTCAGTTGCTGGGCGTGGAAGCCGTGCGGGAATTCAACGTGGTCAGCGACACCTACGGCGCCAACTACGGCAAGCGGCAGGGTGCGCAGATCTCCATCGTCACCGCATCCGGCACCAATGCTCTGCACGGCGCGGCGTATGAGTTCATCCGCAACTCCGCACTCGACGCGCGCAACTACTTCGACCAGGCGAAGAAGCCCAACTTCCAGCGCAACAACTTCGGCGCAGCGCTGGGCGGTCCTATCAAGCACGACAAACTCTTCCTCTTCGCCAACTACGAGGGCTACCGCCAGAACCTGGGCCTCAGCGACGTAACACTCGTGCCCAACGCCGCCTCGCGTGCAGCGGCCGCACCTTCGGTCCGGCCGCTGCTGAACCTGTGGCCCGTTGCGAACGGCCCGGACCTTGGCTCCGGTATCGCCATCGCATACTCCACGCCTGTCCAGCACATCCGCGAAGACTTCGGCACCGCGCGCTTCGACGCCAACTTGTCCGCCAACGACCTTCTCTTCGGCGTCTACACCGTCGACGACTCCACCGCGAACACGCCCACGGCTAACCCCTACTCGCTCATCAACGAAGCCCTGCGCGAGCAGGTGGCCAGCGTGCAGGAACAGCACGTCTTCTCACCGAAACTTCTGAACACGGCGCGCGCCGGCTTCTCACGCGCCAGCTTCTACTTCCTGGGCGAAGTACCGCCGGATGTCGCCGCTGCCAGCGGCACCTTCGTCGCGGGCAAGCCGATCGGTGCGATCGTGATCGCCGGTTCCACAGCCTCGAACGGCTCTTCGCAGATCACCGGCGCAGGCGCCAACGTAGGATCGAACAACGCGATCACACGCAACCTCTTCACCTTCGACGACCACATCTTCTACACCCTTGGCAGTCACACGCTTGAGGCTGGCGGATGGCTGCAGCGTCTGCAATCGAACGACAACCTGGCGCAGAATCAGTACGGTCAGGCCAGCTTCGCATCGCTCAGCACCTTCCTCACCGGCAACATCAAAACCTTTACGGTCGTGCCCAATCCAACGGCACTTGCATGGCGGTCGTGGTTCGGCGCGGGCTACGTGCAGGACACGTGGAAGGCGTTGCCCACGCTCGAAGTCACGGCTGGCATCCGCTTCGAATCCAGCAACGGCTTCAACGAGGCGAAGGGACGCGCCGGTGTCTATGGCTTCACGAATGGCATCATCAACAGCACGCCAACCGTCGGCAGCGCAGGCCTTGCAACCAACCGTGCAAAGTTCCTCCCGGAGCCGCGTGTCGGCCTCGCGTGGAACGTCTCCGGCGATAACAAGACCGCCATCCGCGCTGGCTTTGGCCTGCACCATTCGTTGCTCGACAACCTGGACTATCGCCTCGACCAGGCCGCGCCGTACAACACCACGCTGTCGTACAGCGGCACCACGGTGGCGAACCCGACATCCGGCGCGCCCGGCCTGATCTCGCCGTCCAACGTGCAGCCAGACATCGCAACGCCCACCGTCTACTCCTACTCGCTGCACATCGAACGCCAGCTTGCCGCGAACCTCTCCGTTACTGTTGGCTACATCGGCTCCCGGGGCACCCACCAGATCCTGTCGTCAAATCAGAACGAGCCGGCTTCGCAGTCATGCGCCAACAACTGCCCAACAGGCGTGCCCAACGGCACGCTTTACTACCCGACGACCACGCGTGCGAATCCGGCCGTGGCTAACACCACTTCGTGGTCAAGTGGTGGCAGCAGCAACTACAACGGACTGGTGCTGGATGTGCGTCAGAGCCTGCGCAAGGGCCTGACACTGCGGGGCGTGTATACCTTCAGCAAGAATCTTGACAACGGCAGTGCGTGGAATACCAGCGTCTCGGCTAACACGCCCGCCTTTGTCAGCTACCCGAAGAATCCATCGCTCGACTACGGTCCCGCGGCAACTGACGTACGGCAACTTGCAGCGTTCAACGGCAGCTACGATCTGCCCTTCGGCACCAGCGCCAGCAGCAATCCTGTCTTTCGTCGCTCCGTCGGCGGATGGTCCGTGAGCACCATCGTCACGTTGCAGACCGGTCTGCCGTTCACGCCGCAACTCGGCTACAACCCCACCGGCTCCGGCGACACGCGAAATCCCGTCCGTCCCAATCGCAACCCGAACTTCACCGGCAAGCTCTATACCGGCGGCAGCACGGCGCAGCGCGCAGCGAAGTACTTTGACGCATCGGCCTTCTCCGCACCCGCCTATGGCACTGTCGGCAATCTTGGACGAGACACGCTGGTATCTCCCGGCTTCGCCAACTGGGATCTGTCGCTGCTGAAGAACACCCAGGTAAGCGAGCGTCTCAGAGTGCAGTTCCGCGCGGAAGCCTTCAACCTGCTCAACCACACCAACCTGCTCACACCGAACCCGGTCGTCTTCTCCTCCGGACCGACGCAGGGCACCGCCGCCAACCAGACCGCCGCCGTCGTCGCAAGCCCCACGGCAGGCGTCATCACCGCGGCAGCCACATCACGCCAGCTCCAATTCGGCGTCAAGGTTCTCTTCTAG